One window of the Leptospira koniambonensis genome contains the following:
- a CDS encoding YbaN family protein — protein sequence MAEKKDYSHEVKLHRYGFVRYLLIIIGTISLILGIIGIFTPVLPTTPFLLLTAACYARASQKFYNWLMNNKYFGSFIRDWRIHKAIPLKAKIISVSTIVITMTISAIFAPIIYVRIGMAVIGICVIFYILRFPTKKEEVVE from the coding sequence TTGGCAGAAAAAAAGGATTATAGCCACGAAGTAAAACTTCATAGATATGGATTCGTTCGTTATTTATTGATCATAATAGGGACCATATCCTTGATTTTGGGAATTATCGGGATCTTCACCCCGGTTCTTCCTACTACTCCATTCTTACTTTTAACTGCTGCTTGTTATGCAAGGGCTTCTCAGAAGTTCTATAACTGGCTGATGAATAATAAATATTTCGGAAGTTTTATCAGAGATTGGAGGATCCATAAGGCGATACCTCTTAAAGCAAAGATCATTTCTGTTTCTACGATAGTGATCACAATGACTATCAGCGCAATTTTTGCACCGATCATTTATGTAAGAATTGGAATGGCAGTGATTGGAATATGCGTAATCTTTTATATTCTTCGCTTTCCCACTAAAAAGGAAGAAGTTGTCGAATAA
- a CDS encoding NAD(P)(+) transhydrogenase (Re/Si-specific) subunit beta, with protein MEKAYINLIYLVSSILFIVGLKLLSHPKTAVKGNFTGAFGMFLAVVGVFFEYGTINQSDIIIIGAALLVGTAIGTFIALKVEMTGMPQLVALLNGLGGLASFLVGGNSLMEILQPGHDTAQLADYQFTISTAATGIIGAVTLTGSLIAFGKLQGLISEKAVRYFGDQIVKVLFLIGSLYLGYLNVTEPTKIDWYWYIVLVASILGVLLVIPIGGADMPVVIALLNSYSGLAASATGFVLGNNVLIISGSLVGASGILLTQIMCKAMNRSLPNVLFGGLGAAPSSADSGDIYTGKTKATSAEEVAMLLDMAQRVVIVPGYGMAVAQAQHAVRELYNQLTDKNIEVEFAIHPVAGRMPGHMNVLLAEADIPYDKMKEMDEINPTFNTVDVVIINGANDVVNPLAKTDPGSPIAGMPILDVDKAKTIIVIKRSLSPGFAGVPNPLFIQENCLMYFQDGKKATQEIVTALKDT; from the coding sequence ATGGAAAAAGCGTATATCAACCTCATTTATCTAGTTTCAAGTATCCTTTTTATCGTTGGATTAAAGTTACTTTCTCATCCTAAAACTGCAGTAAAAGGGAACTTTACCGGAGCTTTCGGTATGTTCCTCGCGGTTGTAGGAGTATTCTTCGAATACGGAACGATCAATCAAAGTGATATCATCATTATCGGTGCAGCGCTCTTAGTAGGAACTGCAATCGGAACGTTTATCGCTCTTAAAGTAGAAATGACTGGAATGCCTCAGCTCGTGGCACTTCTGAACGGACTTGGAGGACTTGCTTCCTTCTTAGTTGGTGGAAACTCTTTGATGGAGATCCTACAACCGGGTCATGATACTGCACAACTTGCAGATTATCAGTTCACAATCTCTACTGCAGCAACTGGTATTATCGGAGCTGTAACTCTTACAGGAAGTTTGATCGCTTTCGGAAAACTACAAGGTTTGATCTCAGAAAAAGCGGTTCGTTACTTCGGAGACCAGATCGTAAAAGTTTTATTCTTAATTGGTTCTCTTTACTTAGGTTATTTAAACGTAACCGAGCCTACTAAGATTGATTGGTACTGGTACATCGTACTTGTTGCTTCTATCCTTGGAGTTCTGTTAGTAATTCCGATCGGTGGAGCGGACATGCCAGTGGTAATCGCTCTTCTTAACTCTTATTCAGGACTTGCAGCTTCTGCAACTGGATTCGTTTTAGGAAACAATGTTCTTATCATCTCCGGATCTCTTGTAGGAGCTTCCGGTATCCTTCTCACTCAGATCATGTGTAAGGCGATGAACCGTTCTCTTCCAAACGTTCTTTTTGGTGGGCTCGGTGCTGCTCCTTCTTCCGCAGATTCTGGCGACATCTATACTGGAAAAACAAAAGCAACTTCTGCTGAAGAAGTGGCAATGTTACTGGATATGGCTCAGAGAGTAGTTATCGTTCCTGGTTATGGAATGGCAGTTGCTCAAGCGCAACACGCGGTTCGCGAGCTTTACAACCAACTTACTGATAAGAACATCGAAGTTGAGTTTGCTATCCACCCAGTTGCTGGAAGGATGCCTGGTCACATGAACGTTCTATTAGCAGAAGCTGATATTCCTTACGACAAAATGAAAGAAATGGATGAGATCAATCCTACTTTCAACACTGTAGACGTAGTAATCATCAATGGTGCGAACGACGTGGTAAACCCTCTGGCAAAAACAGATCCAGGTTCTCCAATCGCTGGAATGCCGATCTTAGATGTGGATAAAGCAAAAACCATTATCGTGATCAAACGTTCCTTGAGCCCAGGATTTGCAGGAGTTCCTAACCCACTCTTCATCCAAGAAAACTGCCTCATGTATTTCCAAGATGGTAAAAAAGCCACCCAAGAAATCGTGACAGCACTCAAGGATACCTAA
- a CDS encoding NAD(P) transhydrogenase subunit alpha translates to MEQFVSYLTIFLIAVFVGIEVINRIPPLLHTPLMSGSNAISGITVIGAILTLHTTNHWIIQVLGFIAIVAATVNVIGGFVVTHRMLGMFKKKD, encoded by the coding sequence ATGGAACAGTTCGTAAGCTACCTGACGATATTTCTAATCGCAGTGTTTGTAGGAATCGAGGTCATCAACCGTATTCCACCTTTATTACATACCCCTCTTATGTCAGGCTCTAACGCCATTTCGGGTATCACAGTCATCGGAGCGATCTTAACTCTTCATACTACAAATCATTGGATTATTCAAGTATTAGGATTTATCGCAATCGTTGCAGCAACCGTCAACGTGATCGGAGGGTTCGTAGTAACTCACCGCATGTTGGGAATGTTCAAGAAAAAGGATTAA
- the queC gene encoding 7-cyano-7-deazaguanine synthase QueC has product MRSSSKSNSVRTKSHSKNPKAIVLFSGGLDSTTCLYQAIQDGYSPIALSFDYNQKHKQELKSAKKITKLLEVPHLIQKLSPEFFQGSSLTEKKIKVPKNSLGHSEIPNTYVPGRNILFLSFGVSLAEGIGAQRLYIGVNALDYSGYPDCRPEFIKAYSDAIRIGTKTGSEGHPLEICTPLQFLDKKEIVLLGSKLGVPFSMTHSCYDPVGGKPCGKCDSCLLRKKGFQEAGVPEK; this is encoded by the coding sequence ATGAGATCTTCTTCTAAGTCGAACAGCGTTCGAACGAAATCTCATTCTAAAAATCCAAAAGCTATCGTTCTTTTCTCAGGTGGATTAGATTCTACGACTTGTTTGTACCAAGCCATCCAAGATGGTTATTCCCCTATCGCTCTTTCCTTCGATTATAATCAAAAACATAAACAAGAACTCAAATCTGCCAAAAAGATCACAAAACTTTTAGAAGTACCTCATTTAATCCAAAAATTGAGTCCTGAATTTTTCCAAGGTTCTTCTCTTACTGAAAAGAAGATCAAGGTGCCTAAAAATTCTTTAGGTCATTCTGAGATCCCAAACACTTATGTTCCCGGAAGGAATATTTTGTTTTTATCTTTCGGAGTTTCTTTGGCAGAAGGTATCGGAGCCCAAAGACTCTATATTGGTGTGAATGCTTTGGATTATTCCGGTTATCCAGATTGCAGACCTGAATTTATAAAAGCGTATTCTGACGCGATCCGTATAGGGACCAAAACAGGATCAGAAGGTCATCCTCTAGAAATATGCACACCTTTGCAGTTCTTAGATAAAAAAGAGATCGTGTTACTAGGCTCTAAATTAGGCGTTCCGTTTTCTATGACTCATTCTTGTTATGATCCCGTGGGAGGCAAACCCTGCGGAAAATGCGACTCCTGCTTGCTTCGAAAAAAGGGTTTTCAGGAAGCAGGCGTCCCGGAAAAGTGA
- the queD gene encoding 6-carboxytetrahydropterin synthase QueD: MEEIELTKEFRFDAAHFLPNVPEGHKCRRMHGHSFRFKLHLKGTVDEKTGWLMDFAEVSKVVKPLLENYLDHYLLNEIEGLENPTSENISIWLWKKLKPQLSLLYKITLNETCTSACVYNGPSEK; encoded by the coding sequence ATGGAAGAAATAGAACTTACTAAAGAATTTCGTTTCGATGCCGCTCACTTCTTACCGAATGTTCCGGAAGGTCATAAGTGTAGAAGGATGCATGGCCACAGCTTTCGATTCAAATTACATCTAAAAGGTACGGTAGACGAAAAAACTGGTTGGTTGATGGACTTCGCAGAAGTCAGCAAGGTTGTTAAACCTTTACTCGAAAACTATTTAGATCATTATCTTCTAAACGAAATCGAAGGTTTAGAAAATCCAACCAGCGAGAATATCAGCATCTGGTTGTGGAAAAAACTGAAACCTCAACTTTCTCTTTTATACAAGATCACTTTAAACGAAACCTGCACGAGTGCATGTGTTTATAACGGACCTTCTGAGAAATAA
- a CDS encoding cation diffusion facilitator family transporter, with protein sequence MHGHHHHSHDDHHGHSHSHSGDPHSSSMPENSRAFLFAFLLNFGFAGIEFVGGYLFDSLAILSDSLHDLGDSGFLALAWIFQKIAAKPRTQTFTFGYRRLSLSAALVNSFVLFLGSFAILFFAVSKLNEPGSPNGWGMLGLSILGVIVNGAALFKLKNSSGLNAKTAFLHLLEDVLGWVAVFFGSIALIVFGWSWVDPVLSIAISLWVGIQSFRNLRKILLLHLQSSPEGIDTKELENRILKLKGVRSVHDLHLWSMDGDYHVLTLHVGVQETSIVQAQKLKEKIRNITKEFHIPHATVEVEPAGAECPYQEC encoded by the coding sequence ATGCACGGGCACCATCATCATTCTCACGATGATCATCATGGACACTCTCATTCACACTCGGGTGATCCTCATTCTAGTTCTATGCCTGAAAATTCCCGTGCATTCTTATTTGCATTCCTATTAAACTTTGGGTTTGCAGGGATAGAATTTGTAGGCGGATATCTTTTCGACAGTTTAGCAATTCTTTCTGATTCTCTACATGATCTGGGAGATAGTGGTTTCTTAGCTCTTGCTTGGATCTTCCAAAAGATTGCTGCAAAACCAAGAACACAAACCTTCACATTCGGCTACAGAAGATTAAGTCTTTCTGCTGCATTAGTAAATTCTTTTGTTCTATTTTTAGGATCATTTGCGATCTTATTCTTTGCGGTTAGCAAATTAAACGAACCAGGTTCTCCTAATGGTTGGGGGATGTTAGGACTTTCTATTTTAGGTGTGATCGTAAACGGAGCTGCATTATTCAAATTAAAGAATAGTTCAGGTCTGAATGCAAAGACTGCATTCCTTCATCTTCTGGAAGATGTGTTAGGATGGGTCGCAGTATTCTTCGGTAGTATTGCTTTGATCGTATTCGGTTGGTCTTGGGTAGATCCAGTTTTATCTATCGCAATTTCTCTTTGGGTTGGGATCCAATCCTTCCGCAATTTAAGAAAGATACTTCTTTTACATCTTCAATCTTCTCCAGAAGGGATCGATACAAAAGAATTAGAAAATCGGATCTTAAAATTGAAAGGGGTTCGTTCAGTTCATGATCTTCATCTTTGGTCCATGGACGGAGATTATCATGTTCTAACTCTTCATGTAGGTGTTCAGGAAACTTCTATTGTTCAAGCTCAGAAGTTAAAAGAGAAGATCCGTAATATCACTAAAGAATTCCATATCCCTCATGCAACTGTGGAAGTAGAACCCGCAGGAGCAGAATGTCCTTACCAAGAATGCTAA
- a CDS encoding uracil-DNA glycosylase → MSENSKEQELAIIAREVAPCVRCKLNTTRTQTVFGEGNPNAEVMFIGEGPGKQEDLTGRPFVGKAGELLTRIIERGMGVSRDSVYIANVTKCRPTVDLKFEKDRPPEDDEVIACSPFLLRQISIIQPKVIITLGNPSTRFILRTKEGITKLRGHWGDFHGIPVMPTYHPSYVIRNGGENSPLKRDVWEDIKKVLDKLDWKRPG, encoded by the coding sequence ATGAGTGAAAATTCAAAAGAACAAGAGCTTGCGATCATCGCAAGAGAAGTGGCTCCTTGCGTTCGATGTAAATTGAATACGACTCGGACCCAAACCGTTTTCGGAGAAGGAAATCCGAACGCTGAAGTCATGTTCATAGGAGAAGGTCCAGGCAAACAAGAGGACCTGACAGGCAGACCATTCGTAGGAAAAGCAGGAGAATTATTAACTAGAATTATAGAAAGAGGGATGGGAGTTTCAAGGGACAGTGTTTATATTGCGAACGTCACTAAGTGCAGGCCTACAGTAGATCTAAAATTCGAAAAAGACAGACCGCCCGAAGATGATGAAGTAATCGCATGTTCTCCTTTTTTACTCAGACAAATTTCTATCATACAACCTAAAGTGATCATTACCTTAGGAAACCCTTCCACTAGATTCATTTTAAGAACAAAAGAAGGGATTACTAAACTCAGAGGGCATTGGGGAGATTTTCATGGAATCCCTGTTATGCCTACTTATCATCCAAGCTACGTCATCCGCAACGGTGGGGAGAATAGCCCCTTAAAAAGAGATGTTTGGGAAGATATAAAGAAGGTCTTGGACAAACTAGATTGGAAACGTCCGGGATAA
- a CDS encoding alpha/beta hydrolase: MKFKNKIIFFLFSIFLLFSCTRYAVITEETFKNQTANIASNVYLTNFLKHSSDYPPVLLLDPILVNKKSLYLGDYNGLIGVLSGNGFSVFLLHFEVYPGLDLKEVGEKLIPQAVSQVQGLSNRKDYILGGVSVGGQAILHYIRSKKDPAISKVFFLGTGMDYKYNDSFIDDMKKEKRFGTDLSNSCKNKDSFCSRFISLDEDNPTTLYLYQTLWNYLPSLEENPKVWADFELMDFPTLFVAGKLDNVATSESIHPVYRRKRGFTQFFEAGRDNGGKIDYDHLSLFAHESAPSDIYQKIADWLAKKKGE; the protein is encoded by the coding sequence ATGAAATTCAAAAATAAAATCATATTCTTCTTATTTTCCATTTTTCTACTTTTCTCCTGCACTCGATATGCAGTGATCACAGAAGAAACTTTTAAGAATCAAACTGCAAATATAGCATCTAACGTTTATCTCACAAACTTTTTAAAACATAGTTCTGATTATCCACCGGTTCTACTTTTGGATCCGATCCTTGTGAATAAAAAGTCTTTGTATCTCGGAGATTATAACGGACTAATCGGAGTGTTAAGTGGAAACGGGTTTTCAGTTTTCCTTTTACATTTCGAAGTATATCCAGGATTAGATCTGAAAGAAGTGGGAGAAAAGCTGATCCCTCAAGCAGTCTCTCAGGTCCAGGGTTTAAGCAATCGTAAAGATTATATTTTAGGCGGGGTCTCAGTTGGAGGCCAGGCAATCCTTCATTATATCCGATCCAAAAAAGATCCAGCAATCTCTAAGGTTTTCTTTTTAGGAACTGGAATGGATTATAAGTATAACGATAGTTTCATAGATGATATGAAAAAAGAGAAACGATTCGGAACTGATCTATCCAATTCTTGTAAGAACAAAGATAGTTTCTGTTCTAGATTTATCTCTTTAGATGAAGATAATCCTACAACCTTATATCTTTACCAAACATTATGGAATTATCTTCCTTCCTTAGAGGAAAATCCAAAAGTTTGGGCAGACTTCGAGTTAATGGACTTTCCTACTCTATTCGTCGCAGGCAAGTTAGACAATGTTGCAACTTCAGAATCTATTCATCCAGTTTATCGCAGAAAAAGAGGATTCACTCAATTCTTCGAAGCAGGACGTGATAATGGTGGAAAGATAGACTACGATCACCTTTCTTTATTCGCACATGAATCCGCTCCTTCTGATATCTATCAGAAGATCGCAGATTGGTTAGCTAAGAAGAAGGGAGAATAA
- a CDS encoding alpha/beta fold hydrolase: MLRFLFAFFVCLPLIVSCSANIALKGEILHPKTSDGWDITLEHFPPLQGTANKKYPVILCHGFIANRIYLKINEKSSIVAHLQKEGYDVWLLELRGKQEAGSPSLFWGDKTFDYSIDDYIKQDADAAIQYVLKSTGKEKVNWIGHSMGGMLQYARLGSLGENRVANFVAIGSPAIMDPPSDALKLWSSFTWALNLWPAVPTETWSGVRGGTGFPIFPKRSFEEVFWHAPNIEPKIVSGIFTDSIATVSKREARQMDKIVETGQFRSEDGKLIYSQAFGNIKIPVLLVAGRRDKLGFTYSLRYVYDQLGSADKTLFVLSKGKGFSEDYGHTDLVVGKKADDEVFPTIIHWLNKRN; encoded by the coding sequence ATGCTTCGTTTTCTTTTCGCATTCTTCGTATGCTTACCGCTAATCGTTTCTTGTTCCGCGAATATCGCGTTAAAAGGAGAGATCCTTCATCCAAAGACCTCAGATGGCTGGGACATCACTCTAGAACATTTTCCTCCTCTGCAAGGAACCGCTAATAAAAAATATCCTGTGATACTCTGTCACGGATTTATAGCGAATCGTATCTATCTTAAGATCAATGAAAAGTCATCCATAGTAGCACATCTTCAAAAAGAAGGTTACGATGTTTGGCTTTTAGAGTTAAGAGGAAAACAAGAAGCTGGATCTCCTTCTTTATTCTGGGGAGATAAAACTTTTGATTATTCGATCGACGATTATATCAAACAAGATGCAGATGCTGCGATCCAATATGTTCTTAAGAGCACAGGCAAAGAAAAAGTAAACTGGATCGGTCATAGTATGGGAGGAATGCTCCAATACGCAAGACTCGGAAGTTTAGGTGAGAACAGAGTAGCTAACTTCGTAGCGATCGGCTCACCTGCGATCATGGATCCTCCATCTGATGCTTTAAAATTATGGTCCAGTTTTACTTGGGCGCTAAATTTATGGCCTGCTGTTCCTACAGAAACTTGGTCTGGAGTCAGAGGAGGAACTGGGTTCCCTATCTTTCCTAAAAGAAGTTTCGAAGAAGTATTCTGGCACGCACCAAATATAGAACCTAAAATTGTATCCGGGATCTTCACTGATTCCATCGCAACAGTTTCTAAAAGAGAAGCAAGGCAGATGGATAAGATCGTAGAGACAGGACAATTTCGCTCCGAAGATGGAAAACTTATCTATTCACAAGCTTTCGGAAATATTAAGATCCCTGTATTACTCGTTGCGGGTAGAAGGGACAAATTGGGATTCACATATTCTCTCAGATATGTTTATGACCAATTGGGTTCTGCAGATAAAACTTTATTCGTATTATCTAAAGGAAAAGGTTTTTCAGAAGACTACGGTCACACTGACCTAGTAGTAGGAAAGAAGGCGGATGACGAAGTGTTTCCTACGATCATCCATTGGTTAAACAAAAGAAATTAA
- a CDS encoding fatty acid desaturase CarF family protein yields MNFLRILFPSPFKIHRLVEVLSIFLFLVFSGLCLYEFGILFLSVLQDSPWIFLSGLVVLLFIAYITADFLSGFVHFLGDSFGNEFTPYIGPAFIFPFRDHHVDPKGITRHDFVETNGNNCLVSLPILLYCFYAPLENGNFPWARTFWILVLVGIFFTNQIHKWAHQDEPNKLIKYMQKKRWILSPEHHKIHHTAPYDTYFCITTGWWNPLLHKIRFFPTVKKSVDSFLNFLRIN; encoded by the coding sequence ATGAACTTCCTGAGAATTTTATTCCCTTCTCCTTTTAAGATCCATAGACTCGTGGAAGTTCTAAGTATCTTCTTATTCTTAGTTTTTTCAGGACTATGTCTGTATGAGTTCGGAATATTATTTTTATCGGTTCTTCAGGATTCTCCCTGGATATTCTTATCTGGACTTGTAGTTCTCTTATTCATAGCTTATATTACTGCAGACTTTCTTTCCGGTTTTGTTCATTTTTTAGGAGATAGTTTCGGGAACGAATTCACTCCTTATATTGGACCCGCTTTTATTTTTCCTTTTAGAGATCATCATGTGGACCCAAAAGGGATCACTCGACATGATTTTGTGGAGACTAACGGGAACAATTGTCTAGTATCACTTCCCATTCTTCTGTATTGTTTTTATGCTCCTTTAGAGAACGGGAATTTTCCTTGGGCCAGAACATTTTGGATACTTGTGCTAGTCGGGATCTTCTTCACTAATCAGATCCATAAATGGGCCCACCAAGACGAGCCGAATAAACTTATTAAATATATGCAAAAAAAGCGTTGGATACTTTCTCCAGAGCATCATAAAATACATCATACGGCTCCATACGATACGTATTTTTGTATTACGACTGGTTGGTGGAATCCGTTACTTCATAAGATCCGATTTTTTCCAACTGTGAAGAAGTCAGTGGACTCCTTTCTAAATTTTCTCCGTATCAACTAA
- a CDS encoding PAS domain-containing sensor histidine kinase, with amino-acid sequence MILRRLKRFIYPPLSADPEKDVSIKLLYGLMYITFTVAVLYRIIHPLVSEKPKNTYYSFYIIPSAVILCHLLAKSGRVKLGANIMIFLQWLALCIVSLREGGVYATSFTQFMIIVVLASLVLGQAGSLFYALLSFFTGLLSIYLKSKGMIPAPNYPTGEWSVFIGNSVGLFMSWILMKFGLSGLSKIREELSRAQIHAKLGGITLNLETKEVTLTKEYRIMLGDKAAKESRTMFMDQFLEKYVEGDDKERIVAALTEGAKHFNDPSYSTEFIFRAKGDDGKTRYILAKGKYKDSIIGYGTGQDITEKHIAGEEIKASQELFSKVFKLSPYATSISNFEDGRYVDINDGFTELLGFTREEAIGRTSVELGIWLHETERENFKEKIKKDGFLYNEEVTFRRKDGRLLQVEFSTRFAMIDGETRMINMVKDISSKKEAAELRILNNEISTQNELIEKQKAELESTLEYLQKTQNQLIVSEKMASLGQLVAGIAHEINNPIGVIRAANESVKNHFDRVLDRMQEAASVLENLGNEAKLEFQTLLKKGRAYQEIIPPKEVRAKTKILESRLKELGISEARNLAEGLVEAGLEAALEDFPKLFIGEKIQQVIQYALDEIQASRSSKLVDMSVDRTSKIVYALKNFSHFSNGGPKAPVDIRESIDTVLTIYQNQLKSGIEIIKEYEAGTLIVPGYADDLLHVWTNLIYNSAQAMGFKGILKINVGNREKDKICIKISDNGPGIPESIQERIFEPFFTTKAPGEGSGLGLDIVKRIVENHGGTIGFETSPEGTAFLVILPQ; translated from the coding sequence ATGATTTTACGACGTCTTAAAAGATTTATTTATCCACCATTATCCGCTGATCCTGAAAAAGACGTTTCGATCAAACTTCTTTATGGTCTGATGTATATCACCTTCACAGTTGCGGTTTTATATAGGATTATTCATCCGCTCGTCTCTGAAAAACCTAAGAATACCTATTATTCTTTCTATATTATTCCTTCTGCAGTGATACTTTGCCACCTTCTTGCTAAATCGGGAAGGGTTAAGCTTGGTGCAAATATCATGATCTTTTTACAATGGCTGGCACTTTGTATCGTGTCTTTGAGAGAAGGTGGAGTTTATGCTACATCATTCACTCAGTTTATGATCATTGTTGTACTTGCCTCTTTGGTTTTGGGACAAGCTGGCTCCTTATTCTATGCGCTTCTTTCCTTCTTTACTGGACTCTTAAGTATTTATTTAAAATCCAAGGGTATGATACCTGCTCCAAATTATCCCACAGGAGAATGGTCCGTATTTATAGGAAATTCAGTGGGCTTATTTATGTCTTGGATCCTGATGAAATTCGGTCTATCGGGATTATCTAAAATACGAGAAGAATTGTCCAGAGCACAGATCCATGCCAAGTTAGGCGGGATCACTCTTAATTTAGAGACTAAGGAAGTAACCTTAACCAAAGAATATCGTATTATGCTTGGAGACAAAGCTGCAAAAGAGTCCAGGACAATGTTTATGGATCAGTTTTTGGAAAAATATGTAGAAGGAGATGATAAGGAAAGGATTGTGGCCGCACTTACAGAAGGAGCAAAACATTTTAATGATCCTTCTTATTCCACTGAATTTATTTTTAGAGCCAAAGGAGATGATGGAAAAACCAGATATATTTTGGCTAAAGGGAAATATAAGGATTCCATAATAGGTTATGGAACTGGCCAAGATATTACTGAAAAACATATCGCGGGCGAAGAGATCAAGGCCAGCCAGGAATTATTCTCTAAAGTATTCAAATTAAGCCCTTATGCTACTTCTATCTCCAACTTCGAAGATGGAAGATATGTTGATATCAACGACGGATTTACCGAATTACTTGGTTTCACAAGAGAGGAAGCGATCGGCCGAACTAGCGTAGAGTTGGGTATTTGGTTGCATGAAACTGAAAGAGAAAATTTTAAGGAAAAGATCAAAAAAGACGGATTCTTATATAATGAAGAAGTAACCTTCAGAAGAAAGGATGGACGTTTGCTCCAGGTGGAATTTTCCACCAGATTTGCGATGATCGACGGAGAAACACGTATGATCAATATGGTAAAAGATATTTCTTCCAAAAAAGAAGCAGCAGAATTAAGGATCTTAAATAATGAAATCTCTACTCAGAATGAATTGATCGAAAAACAAAAAGCAGAATTAGAATCTACACTTGAGTATCTTCAAAAAACCCAAAACCAATTGATAGTCTCCGAAAAGATGGCTTCACTCGGACAGCTTGTTGCAGGGATAGCACATGAGATCAATAATCCGATCGGAGTGATCCGTGCCGCGAACGAATCTGTTAAAAACCATTTTGATCGTGTCTTAGATAGAATGCAAGAGGCTGCTTCCGTCTTGGAAAATCTAGGCAATGAAGCAAAGCTAGAATTCCAAACCTTATTAAAGAAGGGAAGGGCTTACCAAGAAATTATTCCTCCTAAAGAAGTAAGAGCTAAAACTAAAATTTTAGAATCTAGATTGAAGGAACTTGGAATTTCAGAAGCAAGAAATCTAGCAGAAGGTTTGGTAGAAGCAGGATTAGAAGCTGCGTTAGAAGATTTCCCAAAACTATTTATCGGAGAAAAAATCCAACAAGTCATTCAGTATGCTTTGGATGAGATCCAAGCAAGTAGAAGTTCCAAATTGGTGGATATGTCTGTAGACAGGACTTCTAAGATTGTATATGCACTTAAAAACTTTTCTCATTTTAGTAATGGTGGGCCTAAAGCTCCAGTCGATATCAGAGAAAGTATAGATACAGTTCTTACAATCTACCAAAACCAATTAAAGTCTGGAATAGAGATCATTAAAGAATATGAAGCAGGAACTCTCATCGTTCCAGGATACGCTGATGATCTATTACATGTATGGACTAACTTAATTTATAATTCAGCCCAAGCGATGGGGTTCAAAGGAATTCTAAAAATAAACGTAGGCAATAGAGAAAAAGATAAGATCTGCATTAAGATTTCAGATAACGGTCCTGGGATTCCTGAATCCATCCAAGAGAGAATATTCGAACCATTTTTCACAACCAAAGCTCCAGGAGAAGGTTCCGGACTCGGTTTGGATATAGTAAAACGTATCGTGGAAAACCACGGCGGAACAATCGGATTCGAAACTTCTCCTGAAGGTACTGCGTTCTTAGTTATATTGCCTCAGTGA
- the msrA gene encoding peptide-methionine (S)-S-oxide reductase MsrA yields the protein MSEQKDLEYAVLGGGCFWCVEAIYQLVDGVESIVSGYAGGHDPAPNYKSICTGLTGHAEVIRVGFNPSKISYKNILEIFWEAHDPTTRNKQGNDEGPQYRSIILYENQNQKDIAETSRSEAGPKFASPIVTEIVALEKFFPAENYHQNYFRLNPGQPYCHYVIRPKIEKFLKKKTH from the coding sequence ATGTCGGAACAAAAAGATCTGGAATACGCAGTTTTAGGTGGAGGATGTTTTTGGTGCGTCGAAGCGATCTACCAATTGGTAGATGGAGTAGAATCCATTGTCTCCGGTTACGCGGGAGGACATGATCCTGCACCAAATTATAAATCAATTTGTACAGGACTCACAGGTCATGCAGAAGTGATCCGAGTTGGATTCAATCCAAGTAAGATCTCCTACAAAAATATTTTAGAAATTTTCTGGGAAGCTCACGACCCTACTACAAGAAACAAACAAGGAAACGACGAAGGGCCTCAATATAGAAGTATCATCTTATATGAAAACCAAAACCAAAAAGATATTGCAGAAACTTCCAGATCAGAGGCTGGGCCTAAGTTTGCTTCTCCTATCGTGACTGAGATTGTTGCACTAGAGAAATTTTTCCCAGCGGAAAATTATCACCAAAATTATTTCAGATTAAATCCAGGACAGCCTTACTGTCATTATGTGATCCGTCCTAAGATTGAAAAATTTCTAAAAAAGAAAACTCACTGA